The Leptolyngbya iicbica LK DNA window AAATTCCCTTTCCTCAGCGCGACTTGCACATCCGCAGTGAACAGCTGCCCGTGGAGGTGCTCAAACAGTTGCGGCCTGGCGATCGCTTATAGTCCAGCTTGGTGGGGACGGAAACAGGCTAGGAATCGACCTAGCGCTTTAAACGGCCAGGGTCATATCGAGCGGCAGGATGATTTGAAAGGCGGTGCCGGAGCGATCGCTCGTCACCTGAATATCGCCGCCGATATGAATCAAGAGTTTTTGCACCAGGGCGAGGCCGAGTCCCGTGCCGCCCTGCTTCCAGGGGTCAGAACTGGGCACGCGATAAAACTTGTCAAAAATGCGCGGCAGCTCTCCTGACGGAATCTCGGCCCCGCTATTGGCTACCGTCACCCGGATCTGATCTGCGGGATCGGCGATCGCCGCGACGGAAATCGTCTCCCCCGGTGGCGTATATTTGCAGGCATTGTTCAGCAATTCGGCAAAGACCCGTTCGAGGCTCGCCTGATCACTCACCACCGCTGGCAACGTCTCGGGCAAATCAATTTCGATCGCTTGCTGGCGGCTTTGAGCCCGTTCATAAAAGCTATTGGTAATCCCCGAGAGCCAACTGGCTAAATTAATCTGCTGTGGCGTGATGGGATGATTGCCCCCGTCGAGCCGCTGCAGATCGAGCAAATCGTTAATCAGGCTAATTTCGCGTTCGCACTCTTCTTTCAGCACGGTGTAGTAACGCGCGACGCGATGCTGGCTGTCCTTGGGTTTTTGCAGCTCTTGATTCAGGTTGAGCTCTTGGTTGAGGGTGGCGCCTAACAGTTGCAGAGCCACGCGCATACTGGTGACGGGAGTGCGCAACTCATGGGAAACCGTGCTGAGAAAGTCATCCTTCAGTTGGTTCAGCCGCTCTAACTCTTTGACTTGGGCTTGTGAGGCCTGATAGAGGCGCGCCTGTCGAATGGCGATCGCGCACTGGTTGGCGACCTGCTGCACGAGGCGAATCTCTTGGTCCTCAAACCCGTAGTCTTTTTCATTGATCAGCCAGAGGTCGCCAAGCACGCCGCGATCGTCGCGAATCGGGCAGGCAAACATGGCGACATGCCCCCGCACCGGATTCGGCTCTTTTGAGCAAAACTGGAAATATTGGCCGTCGAGCAGTTGATGATAGACCTCGGGGAAGGCTTCCATCTGGGCGACCCGGCCCTGATAAGGGGGCAGCGACTCGTTGTACTCGTAGTAAATCGTGGAAGTGCCCTGTTCGAGGTCGTACAGCGCGGTGTTCGATCCCTTGGCACCCAAGACGCCCGTCAGCTCTTCGACCGCTGTTTGCAAAATTTGCGATTCGTCCAAACTATCGCGGACGCGATCGGCAATCCGCTTGAGGGTGGCTTCAAACTCTAATGCCTGTTGCAGTTGGCGAGTGCGCTGTTCGACCTGGGTTTCTAACTCGGTGTTGAGTTTGCGCACCTCGTTGTACAGATCGGCTTGGGCGATCGCCCGCCCAACTTGAATGGCCACATCTTTCAGCGAATCAATTTCCCACGTTAGCCAGGGGCGGGGATGACTGCAATCATGGACACAAATCAGGCCCAGCAGCCCATCGGCTTGAATGACCGGCAGCGCCACATAGGACTGCACATCAAAGGCCTGTAGATGTTTCTTTAACTCGGCAGGCAGCAAGGCCGCTTCTACATCCTCCACCACATGCACTTCGCCCTGTCGGTATTGCTCCAACTCATCCGGATCAAAGCAGGTGAACTCGAGCAAAATTTCTTTCAGTGAGCATTGATCGGGCACCACCGCTTCGGCAATGACACCGGGATTTTCGGGCCGCAAACTGTAGAACAGGACGCGATCCGCTTCTAAAAAGCGCCGCACCTCTTCCATACTGCGTTCGAGTAAGCTTGTCGGCCGCATGGATTGCAGCAGATGTTTCGCGATCGCCCCCAGCAATCGTTCACGCCGCGATTCTCGCTGGAGTCGTTGCTCTGCCTCAACCCGATAGGTAATGTCTCGCAGCGTATGGACGAGAAATAGGGCCGCGTCGGCTGACATCACACTGATTTTGACCGCCAGAATGCGAATTTCGCCCTCACTATCCCGCAGGGCAATTTCTCGCTCTTGCATGGCGCGGGTCGCGACGGCCTTACCCTGCGAGCCCTGCAAAATATCGAGCCCCACTTGGGTGAGCCAAACCGGATCAGGTGACCCGAGCAAAGTTGATTGCGGCAGCCCAAACAACTCGCAACAAGCGTGGTTTACGTACAGCCACTGGCCGGCCGCATCTGTCAAAAAGACGGGGTCAGCAACGGTGTCTAAGATGGCCGGAATTGCAGGAAGTGTATCGGTCACTTTTCGACGGGGTGATACGGGTTTAGGGGTAAATAACTCTTGAGTCATAGCCAACAGGAAACTGAGACAACAAGCAGCTGAGGAGAAACTCGCCGGGCATCGAGATCGGTGGCGGCAGTGGTGAGCATGGAGCGGGCAACCTCAGCGGCAACTGCATCAGCGTATTGAGATTTCCGAGACTGGCGATCAGGCTGTCACGCTTCTAAGGGGAAGCGGCAAGCGGCTCAATAGCGAGGACTCAATCAGTGGCAATCAGGGTCAGAAGCAGCCTCAGCAAAAGTACGGATCAGGGCTGACTCGCCAGAGCGTTGCAGCTAGTTTCTAGATAATCTTCACCAAATCTACACGTTCACTATTCCCGGATTTTGGCAAAAAAGCTCAGCAGCGATCGCTTTTTTAAGAGAAAGTCCGTATTCCCAGGGAGAGTCAGTAACTATAAAAATAGGTGCCTCAGTTGAAGCACCTAGAGCGTTGTTGAGAGGAGAACAGGAACGCTTAACGGTTAAGCCTCCAAGTTAACCTTATTCTAGCTTATTGAAACTGAATGTCAATAAATTATGTTTGATTATTTTGAGCTGGCGGTTGCTCTGACGAGTCTACAGATTGCCTGAGCGCTGGAATCGCCATTGGATAGATGCTTCACAGCTGATGGGTGAGGATGGTTGCGAGGAAAAGTTGGATTTGTGGGTCTTCCTCTTGAGATTGGTTGTCAAACAGGGGGTGGCGAGAGGCGGTCATGAAGGTGGATGCGCGATCGCTGGCCCCCACCGATCTCCTTGGACACCGACTCGTACACCAGGCACTAGACTCGTTGCCCCTGGCCGATCACGACACCGCGGTGGAGGCCAGCGCGATCGCTGGTTGGGGGGCGAGATTGCCCGTCCAGCGGCTGGCGATCGGCATGCGCCACTCGGAGCCAAAGGCGCGATCGGTTACTTTAAGCACGGGGGGAGCCTGACGACGCTTGAATTCGGCGCGACTCATGAGGCGGACAACTTTGTTCACAATCTCGACATCATGACCAGCGGCCACAATGTCGCCGATCGCTTCGTGACGCTGCACGAGGCGCTCCAAAATGTCGTCCAACACTTCATAACTCGGCAGG harbors:
- a CDS encoding sensor histidine kinase; this encodes MTQELFTPKPVSPRRKVTDTLPAIPAILDTVADPVFLTDAAGQWLYVNHACCELFGLPQSTLLGSPDPVWLTQVGLDILQGSQGKAVATRAMQEREIALRDSEGEIRILAVKISVMSADAALFLVHTLRDITYRVEAEQRLQRESRRERLLGAIAKHLLQSMRPTSLLERSMEEVRRFLEADRVLFYSLRPENPGVIAEAVVPDQCSLKEILLEFTCFDPDELEQYRQGEVHVVEDVEAALLPAELKKHLQAFDVQSYVALPVIQADGLLGLICVHDCSHPRPWLTWEIDSLKDVAIQVGRAIAQADLYNEVRKLNTELETQVEQRTRQLQQALEFEATLKRIADRVRDSLDESQILQTAVEELTGVLGAKGSNTALYDLEQGTSTIYYEYNESLPPYQGRVAQMEAFPEVYHQLLDGQYFQFCSKEPNPVRGHVAMFACPIRDDRGVLGDLWLINEKDYGFEDQEIRLVQQVANQCAIAIRQARLYQASQAQVKELERLNQLKDDFLSTVSHELRTPVTSMRVALQLLGATLNQELNLNQELQKPKDSQHRVARYYTVLKEECEREISLINDLLDLQRLDGGNHPITPQQINLASWLSGITNSFYERAQSRQQAIEIDLPETLPAVVSDQASLERVFAELLNNACKYTPPGETISVAAIADPADQIRVTVANSGAEIPSGELPRIFDKFYRVPSSDPWKQGGTGLGLALVQKLLIHIGGDIQVTSDRSGTAFQIILPLDMTLAV